In the genome of Pseudomonas protegens, one region contains:
- a CDS encoding TauD/TfdA family dioxygenase — protein sequence MPLSTSLHFSQRGIATQKKALPLTFPLNPQGWGKQERKDVSKLDEIIGKAAACVDEATYEWLEKKSVTSTRREIPQIHLSLEEQRTLQAGLASLDVTDSASGIRHMPALGLLLESVLCPEKIQQLRNFPQARDVAMIVRGLPLDPQLPATPYDLEPGIENVPTLAGAILSVLQTLQTRPLAYEGESHDTVFRHVSPKHKRETEKSSYGSRADLGMHVDNPHLPLTCEPVSQLSACPEYLSLTGLRCELDVPTRIVAIDEVLAILPACVEEELSRPNFSVRRPASFGKQGNVLENVPLLYRSATGGLYCRYNKASVEATCANAQLALQLFAAAADHPDVVHHILLQPGDMLIFKNQQTLHARDGFTPRYDGRDRWMLRVFGVNDPARVVPLAPHQPYIGRA from the coding sequence ATGCCACTGTCCACCTCATTGCATTTTTCACAACGCGGCATTGCAACACAAAAAAAGGCCCTTCCGTTAACCTTCCCGCTCAACCCACAAGGATGGGGCAAACAGGAGCGCAAGGACGTGTCAAAGCTGGATGAAATAATCGGTAAAGCCGCAGCTTGTGTTGATGAAGCCACTTATGAATGGCTGGAAAAAAAATCAGTGACTTCGACCCGACGGGAGATACCGCAAATTCATCTGTCGCTCGAAGAACAACGCACACTTCAGGCCGGCCTGGCATCGCTGGACGTGACCGATAGTGCCTCGGGTATCCGCCACATGCCGGCCCTGGGGCTGTTGCTGGAAAGTGTCCTGTGCCCGGAAAAAATCCAGCAGCTACGCAATTTTCCACAGGCCCGTGACGTGGCGATGATCGTCAGGGGGCTGCCGCTGGACCCGCAACTGCCGGCCACGCCCTATGATCTGGAGCCAGGTATCGAGAACGTGCCGACGCTGGCCGGGGCTATTTTGTCCGTGCTGCAAACTCTGCAAACCCGTCCACTGGCCTACGAGGGTGAAAGCCACGACACCGTGTTCCGTCACGTATCGCCCAAGCACAAGCGAGAGACTGAAAAGAGCTCCTATGGCTCGCGCGCGGACCTGGGCATGCACGTCGACAACCCTCACCTGCCTTTGACCTGCGAACCCGTCTCGCAGTTGTCGGCCTGTCCGGAGTACCTGTCCCTGACCGGCCTGCGCTGCGAGCTCGATGTGCCGACGCGCATCGTCGCCATTGACGAGGTGCTGGCCATTCTGCCGGCCTGCGTCGAAGAGGAATTGTCACGACCGAACTTCAGCGTTCGCCGACCGGCCTCCTTCGGCAAACAGGGGAATGTGCTGGAAAACGTCCCCTTGCTGTACAGAAGCGCAACCGGTGGCCTGTATTGCCGCTACAACAAAGCGAGTGTCGAAGCGACCTGCGCCAATGCGCAGCTTGCCCTCCAACTGTTCGCCGCCGCCGCCGATCATCCCGATGTCGTGCACCACATACTGCTGCAACCAGGGGACATGCTGATCTTCAAGAACCAGCAAACCCTGCACGCCCGGGATGGTTTTACACCCCGCTACGACGGCCGTGATCGCTGGATGTTGCGGGTCTTCGGGGTCAATGATCCGGCACGCGTGGTGCCGCTGGCCCCTCATCAACCCTACATAGGCAGAGCCTGA
- a CDS encoding lactonase family protein, which produces MKMRNFWPLLMAGSVGAMAVQAAPADSQEFLVGSYTQGQSQGLYRLHFNERTGLIDAKPLQVVKSSNPSWLTLSKDLKFVFAVNENSPGQSDPIGRVSSYSLAPKTHQLSLINQVQSQGNEPTHSSLSADGNYLFVSNYSVDVDPGGSLAVVPVSDDGHLSPVVQLTSHPASRVDPERQQSAHVHSSVSSPDGRFVFANDLGADKIFVYRYDPKANPEHPLTPAEPAFVQLPPGSGPRHLLFSADGKRAYLTLEMSAQVAVFDYQDGKLTQRQLVDLAANGNKEKKAAAALHASKDGQYLYVSNRGTANQLLVFAIDQSNGQLKEIQRRSVEGDHPREFSLDPSNRYVLIGNQKSNEIVVIERDAKTGFLGKTVQKLPFEAPSDIKFLVRQ; this is translated from the coding sequence ATGAAGATGCGTAATTTCTGGCCGCTGCTGATGGCCGGCAGTGTTGGCGCCATGGCGGTCCAGGCGGCGCCCGCGGACAGCCAGGAGTTCCTGGTGGGCTCCTACACCCAGGGCCAGAGCCAGGGCCTGTATCGCCTGCATTTCAACGAGCGCACCGGGCTGATCGATGCCAAGCCGCTGCAAGTGGTGAAGAGCTCCAACCCGTCCTGGCTGACCCTGTCCAAGGACCTGAAATTCGTCTTCGCGGTGAATGAAAACAGCCCGGGGCAGAGCGATCCCATCGGCCGTGTCAGCAGCTACAGCCTGGCGCCCAAGACCCATCAGCTGAGCCTGATCAACCAGGTGCAGAGCCAGGGCAACGAGCCCACGCACTCCAGCCTGAGCGCCGACGGCAACTACCTGTTCGTCAGCAACTATTCGGTGGACGTGGACCCGGGCGGCAGCCTGGCGGTGGTGCCGGTCAGCGATGACGGGCATCTGTCGCCGGTGGTGCAGCTCACCAGCCATCCGGCCAGCCGGGTCGATCCCGAGCGCCAGCAGTCAGCCCACGTGCATTCGTCGGTGTCATCCCCGGATGGCCGGTTTGTGTTCGCCAACGACCTGGGCGCGGACAAGATCTTCGTCTACCGCTACGACCCCAAGGCCAACCCTGAACATCCGCTGACGCCCGCCGAACCGGCCTTTGTCCAACTGCCCCCGGGCAGCGGCCCGCGCCATCTGCTGTTCAGTGCCGACGGCAAGCGTGCCTACCTGACTTTGGAGATGAGCGCCCAGGTGGCGGTCTTCGACTATCAGGACGGCAAGCTGACCCAGCGCCAGCTGGTTGATCTGGCGGCCAATGGCAACAAGGAGAAGAAGGCCGCGGCGGCCTTGCACGCCTCCAAGGACGGTCAGTACCTCTACGTCAGCAACCGTGGCACTGCCAACCAGTTGCTGGTGTTCGCCATCGATCAGAGCAATGGCCAGCTCAAGGAGATCCAGCGCCGTTCCGTGGAAGGCGATCACCCGCGGGAATTCAGCCTCGATCCGAGCAACCGCTACGTGCTGATCGGCAACCAGAAAAGCAATGAAATCGTGGTGATCGAACGCGATGCCAAGACCGGTTTCCTCGGCAAGACCGTGCAGAAACTGCCCTTCGAAGCCCCCAGCGACATCAAGTTCCTGGTGCGTCAATAA
- a CDS encoding efflux RND transporter permease subunit: MSSHHQDKANFLERLIFNNRPAVILICLLVSAFLFWQATLIRPSTSFEKMIPLKHPFIERMMEHRNDLANLGNTVRISVEARDGDIFTKDYMETLRQIHDEVFYISGVDRSGLKSLWSPSVRWTEVTEEGFAGGEVIPQSYNGSAESLDKLRNNVLKSGQVGRLVANDFKSSIVDIPLLESYPDPQDQGKLLALDYQKFSHELEEKIRDKFEAQNPNVKIHIVGFAKKVGDLIDGLIMVVMFFGVAFIITLVLLYWFTWCIRSTIAVLITTLVAVVWQLGLMHAFGFGLDPYSMLVPFLIFAIGISHGVQKINGIALQSSDADNALTAARRTFRQLFLPGMIAILADAVGFITLLIIDIGVIRELAIGASIGVAVIVFTNLILLPVAISYVGISKRAIERSKKDASREHPFWRLLSNFASPKVAPISIALALVAFGGGLWYSQNLKIGDLDQGAPELRPDSRYNKDNNFIISNYSTSSDVLVVMVKTAAEGCSRYEAMAPIDELMWKMQNTEGVQSAISLVTVSKQMIKGMNEGNLKWETLSRNPDVLNNSIARADGLYNNNCSLAPVLVFLNDHKAATLDRAVHAVQEFAKEHNRDGLEFILAAGNAGIEAATNEVIKESELTILILVYICVAGMCMITFRSWAATLCIVLPLVLTSVLGNALMAFMGIGVKVATLPVVALGVGIGVDYGIYIYSRLESFLRAGLPLQEAYYQTLRSTGKAVLFTGLCLAIGVCTWIFSAIKFQADMGLMLTFMLLWNMFGALWLLPALARFLIKPEKLAGQKGNSLFAH, from the coding sequence ATGAGCAGTCATCACCAGGACAAGGCGAACTTTCTCGAACGCCTGATTTTCAACAACCGCCCGGCAGTGATCCTTATCTGCCTCTTGGTCAGCGCTTTCCTGTTCTGGCAAGCGACCCTGATCCGCCCGTCCACCAGTTTCGAAAAGATGATCCCGCTCAAGCACCCGTTCATCGAACGGATGATGGAGCACCGCAACGATCTGGCAAACCTGGGCAACACCGTGCGCATCTCGGTGGAAGCCCGTGACGGCGACATCTTCACCAAGGACTACATGGAAACCCTGCGGCAGATCCACGACGAGGTGTTCTACATCTCCGGCGTCGATCGCTCTGGGCTCAAGTCGCTGTGGAGCCCCAGCGTGCGCTGGACCGAGGTGACCGAAGAAGGCTTTGCCGGTGGCGAGGTGATCCCCCAGAGCTACAACGGCTCGGCCGAGAGCCTCGACAAGTTGCGCAACAACGTCCTCAAGTCCGGTCAGGTCGGGCGCCTGGTGGCCAACGATTTCAAATCCAGCATCGTCGACATCCCGTTGCTGGAGTCCTACCCGGACCCGCAGGACCAGGGCAAGCTGCTGGCCCTGGACTATCAGAAGTTCTCCCATGAGCTGGAAGAAAAGATCCGCGACAAGTTCGAGGCGCAGAACCCCAATGTGAAGATTCACATCGTCGGCTTCGCCAAGAAGGTGGGCGATCTGATCGATGGCCTGATCATGGTGGTGATGTTCTTCGGCGTGGCCTTCATCATCACCCTGGTGCTGTTGTACTGGTTCACCTGGTGCATCCGCAGCACCATCGCGGTGCTGATCACCACCCTGGTGGCGGTGGTCTGGCAGCTGGGGTTGATGCACGCCTTCGGCTTTGGCCTGGACCCGTATTCGATGCTGGTGCCGTTCCTGATCTTCGCCATCGGCATTTCCCACGGGGTGCAGAAGATCAACGGTATCGCCTTGCAGTCCAGTGACGCCGACAACGCCCTGACTGCGGCGCGGCGTACCTTCCGCCAACTGTTCCTGCCGGGGATGATCGCCATTCTCGCCGACGCCGTGGGCTTCATCACCTTGCTGATCATCGACATCGGGGTGATCCGCGAGCTGGCCATCGGCGCCTCCATCGGTGTGGCGGTGATCGTGTTCACCAACCTGATCCTGTTGCCAGTGGCGATTTCCTACGTCGGCATCAGCAAGCGCGCCATCGAACGCAGCAAGAAGGACGCCTCCCGCGAGCATCCGTTCTGGCGCCTGCTGTCGAATTTTGCCAGCCCCAAAGTGGCCCCGATCTCCATCGCCCTGGCCCTGGTGGCCTTCGGCGGCGGCCTCTGGTACAGCCAGAACCTGAAGATCGGCGACCTCGATCAGGGCGCGCCGGAGCTGCGTCCCGACTCGCGCTACAACAAGGACAACAACTTCATCATCAGCAACTACTCCACCAGTTCCGACGTGCTGGTGGTGATGGTCAAGACCGCGGCCGAAGGTTGCTCGCGCTATGAGGCCATGGCGCCGATCGACGAGCTGATGTGGAAGATGCAGAACACCGAGGGCGTGCAGTCGGCGATCTCCCTGGTGACCGTGTCCAAGCAGATGATCAAGGGCATGAACGAGGGCAACCTGAAATGGGAAACCCTGTCGCGCAACCCCGACGTGCTGAACAACTCCATTGCCCGGGCCGACGGCCTGTACAACAACAACTGCTCCCTGGCACCGGTGCTGGTGTTCCTCAACGACCACAAGGCCGCGACCCTGGACCGCGCGGTGCATGCGGTGCAGGAATTCGCCAAGGAGCACAACAGGGACGGCCTGGAGTTCATCCTCGCCGCCGGTAACGCCGGGATCGAGGCCGCCACCAACGAGGTGATCAAGGAATCCGAGCTGACCATCCTGATCCTGGTGTACATCTGCGTGGCCGGCATGTGCATGATCACCTTCCGCTCCTGGGCGGCGACCCTGTGCATCGTCCTGCCGCTGGTGCTGACCTCGGTGCTGGGCAACGCGCTGATGGCCTTCATGGGCATCGGCGTCAAGGTGGCGACCTTGCCGGTGGTGGCGCTGGGGGTGGGCATCGGTGTCGACTACGGCATCTATATCTACAGCCGCCTGGAAAGCTTCCTGCGTGCCGGCCTGCCGTTGCAGGAGGCCTACTACCAGACTCTGCGTTCCACCGGCAAGGCGGTGCTGTTCACCGGCCTGTGCCTGGCCATTGGCGTGTGCACCTGGATCTTCTCGGCCATCAAGTTCCAGGCCGACATGGGCCTGATGCTGACCTTCATGCTGCTGTGGAACATGTTCGGTGCCCTGTGGCTGCTGCCGGCCCTGGCGCGGTTCCTGATCAAGCCGGAGAAGCTCGCCGGGCAGAAGGGCAACTCGCTGTTCGCTCACTGA
- a CDS encoding efflux RND transporter permease subunit — protein sequence MPQFFIDRPVFAWVVAFFILLGGALAIPQLPVAQYPNVAPPQIEIYAVYPGASAQTLDESVVSLIEQELNGADHLLYFSSQSSLGSATITATFQPGTNPELAQVDVQNRLKAVEPRLPQAVTQQGLQVEKVSAGFLLLITLTSNDGRLSNVGLSDYLARNVMNEIRRVDGVGKAQLYGAERAMRIWVDPQKLVGFNLTPADVNAAVAAQNAQVPAGSIGDLPNPSSQEITATILVKGQLTTPEEFADIVLRANPDGSTVRIGDVARVEVGSQEYQFGTRLNGKPSTAVGVQLSPGANALSTATLIRAKMDELSRYFPAGVEYKIPYDTSPFVKVSITKVIYTLVEAMALVFLVMFLFLQNIRYTLIPTLVVPVALMGTFATMLALGFSINVLTMFGMVLAIGILVDDAIVVVENVERIMASEGLSPKEATRKAMKQITGAIIGITLVLVAVFIPMAFMPGSVGVIYQQFSLSMATSILFSAFLALTLTPALCATLLKPIAKGEHHERKGFFGWFNRRFERLSNRYEGGVSYALKRTGRYLLIYVALLAIMALLFSRLPSSFLPVEDQGYTITDIQLPPGASQNRTVKVVEQIEAHNAGEPGVGDSTIILGFSFSGSGQNAALAFTTLKDWSQRGSDDSAMAIADRANAALSALKDAVVYAVLPPPIDGLGTSSGFEFRLQDRGGVGHGALMQARSELLAATEKSPILANVRESALAEAPQVQLEVDRKQANALGVSFADIGNLLSTALGSAYINDFPNQGRMQRVVVQAEGDQRSQVEDLLRMQVRNSAGKMVPLSAFVRASWTLGPAQLTRYNGYPAIAISGEPAPGHSTGEAIQEIERLVSQLPAGLGLEWTGLSLQERLSGSQAPLLLGLSLLIVFMCLAALYESWSIPTSVLLVVPLGVLGAVLAVSLRGMPNDVFFKVGLITIIGLSAKNAILIIEFAKSLYDEGHDLIDATVQAARLRLRPIVMTSLAFILGVVPLAIATGASSASQQAIGTGVIGGMITATLAVIFVPVFFVVVMKLVKRGSSKD from the coding sequence ATGCCGCAATTCTTTATTGACCGCCCGGTCTTTGCCTGGGTGGTCGCTTTTTTCATCCTCCTGGGTGGCGCCCTGGCGATTCCCCAGTTGCCGGTGGCGCAGTACCCCAACGTGGCGCCGCCGCAGATCGAGATCTACGCGGTCTATCCGGGTGCCTCGGCGCAGACCCTGGACGAATCGGTGGTCAGCCTGATCGAGCAGGAGCTCAACGGCGCCGACCACCTGCTGTACTTTTCCTCCCAGAGCAGCCTGGGCAGCGCCACCATCACCGCCACCTTCCAGCCCGGCACCAACCCGGAGCTGGCCCAGGTCGATGTGCAGAACCGCCTCAAGGCGGTGGAGCCGCGCCTGCCCCAGGCTGTGACCCAGCAAGGCCTGCAGGTGGAGAAGGTGTCCGCCGGCTTCCTGTTGCTGATCACCCTGACGTCCAACGACGGGCGCCTGAGCAATGTCGGCCTCAGCGACTACCTGGCGCGCAACGTGATGAACGAGATCCGTCGCGTCGATGGCGTCGGCAAGGCCCAGCTGTACGGCGCCGAACGGGCCATGCGGATCTGGGTCGACCCGCAGAAGCTGGTCGGTTTCAACCTCACGCCGGCGGACGTCAATGCCGCGGTGGCGGCGCAGAACGCCCAGGTGCCGGCCGGCAGCATCGGCGACCTGCCCAACCCGTCCAGCCAGGAAATCACCGCGACCATTCTGGTCAAGGGCCAGTTGACCACTCCCGAGGAGTTCGCCGACATCGTCCTGCGGGCCAACCCGGACGGCTCCACGGTGCGCATCGGCGATGTGGCACGGGTGGAAGTCGGCAGCCAGGAATACCAGTTCGGCACGCGCCTGAACGGCAAGCCGTCCACCGCGGTCGGTGTGCAGCTGTCTCCGGGGGCCAACGCCCTGAGCACCGCGACCCTGATCCGCGCCAAGATGGACGAGCTGTCGCGCTACTTCCCGGCCGGGGTGGAATACAAGATCCCCTACGACACCTCGCCCTTCGTCAAGGTTTCGATCACCAAGGTGATCTACACCCTGGTGGAAGCCATGGCCCTGGTGTTCCTGGTGATGTTCCTGTTCCTGCAGAACATCCGCTACACCCTGATCCCGACCCTGGTGGTGCCGGTGGCGCTGATGGGCACCTTCGCCACCATGCTGGCCCTGGGGTTCTCGATCAACGTGCTAACCATGTTCGGCATGGTGCTGGCCATCGGCATCCTGGTGGACGACGCCATCGTGGTGGTGGAGAACGTCGAGCGGATCATGGCCAGCGAGGGCCTGTCGCCCAAGGAAGCCACGCGCAAGGCGATGAAGCAGATCACCGGCGCCATCATCGGCATCACCCTGGTGCTGGTGGCGGTGTTCATTCCCATGGCCTTCATGCCGGGTTCGGTGGGGGTGATCTATCAGCAGTTCTCCCTGTCCATGGCCACCTCGATCCTGTTCTCGGCGTTCCTCGCCCTGACCCTGACCCCGGCCCTGTGCGCCACCCTGCTCAAGCCCATTGCCAAGGGCGAACACCATGAGCGCAAGGGCTTCTTCGGCTGGTTCAACCGGCGCTTCGAACGCCTGAGCAACCGCTACGAGGGCGGCGTGAGCTACGCCCTCAAGCGCACCGGCCGCTACCTGCTGATCTACGTCGCGCTGCTGGCGATCATGGCGCTGCTGTTCAGTCGCCTGCCCTCCTCCTTCCTGCCGGTGGAGGACCAGGGCTACACCATCACCGATATCCAGCTGCCGCCCGGCGCCAGCCAGAACCGCACGGTCAAGGTGGTGGAGCAGATCGAAGCGCACAACGCCGGCGAGCCGGGCGTGGGCGACAGCACCATCATCCTCGGCTTCAGTTTCTCCGGCAGCGGACAGAACGCGGCGCTGGCCTTCACCACCCTCAAGGACTGGTCGCAACGGGGCAGCGACGACTCGGCCATGGCCATCGCCGACCGGGCCAACGCGGCGCTGAGCGCGCTCAAGGACGCCGTGGTCTACGCCGTGCTGCCGCCGCCGATCGACGGCCTGGGCACCTCCAGCGGCTTCGAGTTCCGTCTGCAGGACCGCGGCGGTGTCGGCCATGGTGCGCTGATGCAGGCCCGGAGCGAGCTGCTGGCTGCCACGGAAAAGAGCCCGATCCTGGCCAACGTCCGCGAAAGCGCCCTGGCCGAAGCGCCCCAGGTGCAGCTGGAAGTGGACCGCAAGCAGGCCAACGCCCTGGGCGTGTCCTTCGCCGACATCGGCAACCTGCTGTCCACCGCCCTGGGCTCGGCCTACATCAATGACTTCCCCAACCAGGGACGGATGCAGCGGGTGGTGGTCCAGGCCGAAGGCGATCAACGCAGCCAGGTCGAGGATCTGCTGCGGATGCAGGTGCGCAACAGCGCCGGCAAGATGGTGCCGTTGTCAGCCTTCGTCCGCGCCAGCTGGACCCTGGGCCCGGCCCAGCTGACCCGCTACAACGGCTACCCGGCCATCGCCATTTCCGGCGAGCCGGCACCCGGGCACAGCACCGGCGAGGCCATTCAGGAAATCGAGCGGCTGGTGAGCCAGTTGCCCGCCGGCCTGGGCCTGGAGTGGACCGGTCTGTCGCTGCAGGAACGCCTCTCGGGCAGTCAGGCGCCGCTGTTGCTGGGCCTGTCGCTGCTGATCGTGTTCATGTGCCTGGCGGCGCTGTATGAAAGCTGGTCGATTCCGACCTCGGTGCTGCTGGTGGTGCCCCTGGGGGTGCTGGGTGCGGTGCTGGCGGTGAGCTTGCGCGGGATGCCCAACGACGTGTTCTTCAAGGTCGGCCTGATCACCATCATCGGCCTGTCGGCGAAGAACGCGATCCTGATCATCGAGTTCGCCAAGAGCCTGTACGACGAAGGCCACGACCTGATCGACGCCACGGTGCAGGCCGCGCGCCTGCGCCTGCGGCCGATCGTCATGACTTCCCTGGCCTTCATCCTTGGCGTAGTGCCCCTGGCCATCGCCACCGGCGCCAGCTCCGCCAGCCAGCAGGCCATCGGCACCGGCGTGATCGGCGGCATGATCACCGCGACCCTGGCGGTGATCTTCGTCCCGGTGTTCTTCGTGGTGGTGATGAAACTGGTCAAGCGCGGTTCGTCCAAGGACTGA
- a CDS encoding DUF5629 family protein, protein MTAATDTLLTALEACDMLEIDGLHAFDFTLDEQRLLIECMDGRAAKRWSFTLAQVQAATFDQALQSWTLVADSGEHRLVCMSAFSARDEEEGEHEDA, encoded by the coding sequence ATGACCGCTGCTACCGACACCTTGCTCACCGCCCTTGAAGCCTGCGACATGCTGGAAATCGACGGCCTGCACGCCTTCGACTTCACCCTCGATGAACAGCGCCTGCTGATCGAGTGCATGGATGGTCGCGCCGCCAAGCGCTGGAGCTTTACCCTGGCCCAGGTGCAGGCCGCGACTTTTGATCAGGCGCTGCAGAGCTGGACCCTGGTCGCTGATTCCGGCGAGCACCGCCTGGTGTGCATGAGTGCGTTCAGTGCCCGCGACGAAGAGGAGGGTGAACATGAAGATGCGTAA
- a CDS encoding sulfite exporter TauE/SafE family protein: protein MVDIVILCVFAFAAGLIDAAVGGGGLIQIPALFNVLPTAQPAALLGTNKVAAACGTTFAARSFVRKVVINWGLVIPAACAAFVMAFFGAATVSFVPQSMIRPAVLVLIVLMAIYTFWKKDFGALHKPVRIGTKEKLLAIVIGGAIGFYDGLFGPGTGSFLIFLFIRCFAFDFLHASASAKLVNIATNVAALMFFIPTGNVLYLIAIPMAAFNILGALTGTWLAVHKGVPFVRALFLVLLVILISKLSYDMLL from the coding sequence ATGGTCGATATTGTCATTCTTTGCGTGTTCGCCTTCGCCGCCGGCCTGATCGATGCGGCGGTGGGCGGCGGCGGGCTGATCCAGATTCCCGCGCTATTCAACGTGCTCCCCACCGCTCAACCGGCGGCGCTGCTGGGTACCAACAAGGTCGCGGCCGCCTGCGGCACCACATTCGCGGCCCGATCCTTCGTGCGCAAGGTGGTGATCAACTGGGGGCTTGTGATCCCCGCCGCCTGCGCCGCCTTTGTCATGGCCTTCTTCGGCGCCGCCACGGTGTCGTTCGTACCGCAGTCGATGATCCGGCCGGCGGTGCTGGTGTTGATCGTACTGATGGCGATCTACACCTTCTGGAAGAAAGATTTCGGCGCCCTGCACAAACCCGTGCGCATCGGTACCAAGGAAAAACTGCTGGCGATCGTCATCGGCGGCGCCATCGGTTTCTACGATGGCCTGTTCGGTCCCGGTACTGGCAGCTTCCTGATCTTCCTGTTTATCCGCTGCTTCGCCTTCGACTTTCTGCATGCCTCGGCATCGGCCAAGCTGGTGAACATCGCGACCAACGTAGCGGCACTCATGTTCTTCATCCCAACGGGTAACGTGCTCTACCTGATCGCAATCCCCATGGCGGCATTCAACATCCTGGGCGCGCTCACTGGTACCTGGCTGGCCGTTCATAAGGGCGTGCCCTTTGTCCGGGCTCTATTCCTGGTGTTGCTGGTGATTCTGATCAGCAAACTGTCCTACGACATGCTCCTGTAA
- a CDS encoding LysR family transcriptional regulator: protein MALNMLGELEAFATVARKRSFVAAARALGRSPSALTRAVQALEESVGLKLFNRSSNAVSLTEAGECLLPHAHKMLDLQREVDEDLSGLSGLASGWIRFSAPEFLGQGVLPRLIAQYCERYPDVNIDVIFTDEIIDPAKSKLDFSIRGAFPQSSDLIGFALWSYSRYLYASPSYLERNGMPDSIEALESHSLILHTAPRILKEWNFRSEEQAISFRVHPKFRFSSGLAVFQAALAGVGIARLADWMAEPEVAAGRLRRVCPEYKLTSSSGESPQMHAVYPAGNLPLRVKALLEMIRDLGESLECKRG, encoded by the coding sequence GTGGCATTGAATATGTTGGGGGAACTTGAAGCCTTCGCGACCGTGGCTCGCAAGCGCAGCTTCGTCGCCGCGGCACGGGCTCTGGGGCGCTCCCCCAGCGCTCTGACCCGTGCCGTTCAAGCCCTGGAGGAAAGTGTGGGGCTCAAGTTGTTCAATCGCTCGTCCAATGCCGTGAGCCTGACCGAGGCGGGTGAATGCTTATTGCCCCACGCGCACAAAATGCTCGACCTGCAACGTGAGGTGGATGAGGACCTGTCTGGTCTCAGCGGCCTGGCCTCCGGTTGGATCCGTTTTTCCGCCCCCGAGTTTCTCGGACAAGGGGTATTGCCCCGGCTGATCGCGCAATACTGCGAGCGTTATCCAGACGTTAATATCGATGTGATTTTCACCGATGAGATCATCGACCCGGCCAAGAGCAAGCTGGATTTCTCGATTCGCGGCGCTTTTCCACAATCCAGCGACTTGATCGGCTTTGCGCTCTGGAGTTACTCACGTTATCTGTACGCCAGCCCCAGCTACCTGGAGCGCAACGGCATGCCCGACTCCATCGAGGCACTGGAGTCGCATTCGCTGATCCTGCATACGGCGCCACGGATTCTCAAGGAGTGGAATTTTCGCAGTGAGGAGCAGGCCATCAGCTTTCGGGTTCATCCCAAGTTTCGTTTCAGCTCCGGTCTTGCGGTATTCCAGGCAGCCCTGGCGGGCGTCGGGATCGCCCGCTTGGCGGATTGGATGGCGGAGCCTGAAGTGGCAGCGGGGCGCCTGCGCCGGGTTTGTCCTGAGTACAAGCTCACCTCCAGCAGCGGTGAGAGCCCACAGATGCACGCGGTGTACCCGGCCGGAAATTTGCCGCTGCGGGTGAAGGCATTGCTGGAGATGATCCGCGACTTAGGTGAAAGCCTGGAATGTAAACGCGGCTAA
- a CDS encoding YbaK/prolyl-tRNA synthetase associated domain-containing protein, whose protein sequence is MHPMFDRLVALLDARSASYRVLMHDAEGQSARVAEIRGTEPGQGAKAMLCSLKGQAGPYALVILPGDQKLDMKKVGAALGGKKAELVKAETAMELTGCRIGAIPPFVFDEQIQLIVDPALTTGYAEIAFNAGRLDASMVLDTQDYLAIAMPRLLDISQA, encoded by the coding sequence ATGCATCCCATGTTCGATCGCCTCGTGGCACTACTCGATGCGCGCTCAGCCTCCTACCGGGTGTTGATGCACGATGCCGAGGGTCAGTCGGCGCGCGTTGCCGAAATCCGTGGCACCGAGCCCGGCCAAGGCGCGAAGGCCATGCTTTGCTCCCTCAAGGGGCAGGCAGGCCCCTATGCCCTGGTGATACTGCCGGGCGACCAGAAGCTGGACATGAAGAAAGTCGGAGCGGCCCTGGGCGGAAAAAAAGCCGAACTGGTGAAGGCCGAAACCGCCATGGAACTGACCGGGTGCCGGATCGGCGCCATCCCTCCTTTTGTTTTCGATGAGCAGATTCAATTGATCGTCGATCCGGCCTTGACCACAGGCTACGCAGAAATAGCCTTCAACGCGGGACGGCTGGATGCGTCGATGGTGCTCGATACGCAGGATTATCTGGCGATTGCCATGCCTCGATTGCTGGACATCAGCCAGGCCTGA